A genomic stretch from Erigeron canadensis isolate Cc75 chromosome 9, C_canadensis_v1, whole genome shotgun sequence includes:
- the LOC122581389 gene encoding OVARIAN TUMOR DOMAIN-containing deubiquitinating enzyme 12-like isoform X2 — translation MCEPDSDVVKWGLNFLDVDQIFSSTYYGDSNQHDVNICHEQYNGGSYQENEFNNVNNDEMLAHSLQQELLDLSIEDGNELSNVEQDHLQVSDSVEHLQSSSDTQDWYGGPSSDNYYYSDEPRLQENEDMGPSSSCSSPENRSYDGDEYSYNLEITDDSELDGEVGKRLNEIIRIPHIPKVNGDIPSVDEATSDHQRLLDRLQLYNLIESKVQGDGNCQFRALSDQFYRSPEHHKFVRRQVVNQLKAHSEMYEGYVPMAYSDYLKRIAKSGEWGDHVTLQAAADSYGVKIFVLTSFKDTCSIEILPKVQKSKRVIFLSFWAEVHYNSIYPEGELPPPEYRKKKRWWNFKHRHQAYLD, via the exons ATGTGCGAACCGGATTCAGATGTTGTAAAATGGGGTCTTAATTTTCTTGATGTGGATCAAATTTTTAGCTCTACTTATTATGGTGATAGTAATCAACATGACGTGAACATATGTCACGAACAATACAATGGAGGTAGTTATCAAGAGAATGAATTCAACAATGTCAATAATGACGAGATGTTGGCTCATTCTCTTCAACAAGAACTATTGGATCTTTCAATTGAAGATGGGAATGAATTATCCAATGTAGAGCAGGATCATCTGCAAGTATCTGACTCCGTGGAGCATTTGCAATCATCCAGTGATACTCAAGATTGGTATGGTGGTCCATCATCGGATAATTATTACTATA GTGATGAGCCAAGGTTACAGGAAAACGAGGATATGGGACCATCGAGCTCATGCTCCAGTCCTGAAAATAGATCTTATGATGGGGATGAGTATTCTTACAATCTAGAGATAACAGATGACTCTGAGCTTGATGGAGAAGTAGGCAAGAGACTAAATGAAATTATCCGCATTCCT CATATCCCCAAAGTTAATGGAGATATACCTTCAGTTGATGAAGCTACTTCTGATCATCAGAGGTTGTTAGACAGATTACAGTTGTATAACTTGATCGAGTCCAAAGTTCAAGGCGATGGTAACTGTCAG tttcgTGCTCTATCAGATCAGTTTTACCGTTCACCAGAGCATCATAAATTTGTGAGACGACAAGTAGTTAATCAG CTTAAAGCGCATTCAGAGATGTACGAAGGATATGTACCCATGGCATACAGTGATTACTTAAAAAGAATTGCCAA GAGTGGAGAGTGGGGAGATCATGTCACGTTGCAGGCAGCTGCAGATTCG TATGGagttaaaatttttgttctaACCTCATTTAAAGATACTTGTTCCATTGAGATTCTTCCGAAAGttcaaaagtcaaaacggg TCATTTTCTTGAGCTTTTGGGCTGAGGTGCACTACAACTCAATATATCCCGAAGGAG AGTTGCCACCGCCAGAATACAGGAAGAAGAAACGGTGGTGGAATTTTAAACATAGACATCAGGCATATCTTGATTAG
- the LOC122581389 gene encoding OVARIAN TUMOR DOMAIN-containing deubiquitinating enzyme 12-like isoform X1, whose translation MCEPDSDVVKWGLNFLDVDQIFSSTYYGDSNQHDVNICHEQYNGGSYQENEFNNVNNDEMLAHSLQQELLDLSIEDGNELSNVEQDHLQVSDSVEHLQSSSDTQDWYGGPSSDNYYYTGDEPRLQENEDMGPSSSCSSPENRSYDGDEYSYNLEITDDSELDGEVGKRLNEIIRIPHIPKVNGDIPSVDEATSDHQRLLDRLQLYNLIESKVQGDGNCQFRALSDQFYRSPEHHKFVRRQVVNQLKAHSEMYEGYVPMAYSDYLKRIAKSGEWGDHVTLQAAADSYGVKIFVLTSFKDTCSIEILPKVQKSKRVIFLSFWAEVHYNSIYPEGELPPPEYRKKKRWWNFKHRHQAYLD comes from the exons ATGTGCGAACCGGATTCAGATGTTGTAAAATGGGGTCTTAATTTTCTTGATGTGGATCAAATTTTTAGCTCTACTTATTATGGTGATAGTAATCAACATGACGTGAACATATGTCACGAACAATACAATGGAGGTAGTTATCAAGAGAATGAATTCAACAATGTCAATAATGACGAGATGTTGGCTCATTCTCTTCAACAAGAACTATTGGATCTTTCAATTGAAGATGGGAATGAATTATCCAATGTAGAGCAGGATCATCTGCAAGTATCTGACTCCGTGGAGCATTTGCAATCATCCAGTGATACTCAAGATTGGTATGGTGGTCCATCATCGGATAATTATTACTATA CAGGTGATGAGCCAAGGTTACAGGAAAACGAGGATATGGGACCATCGAGCTCATGCTCCAGTCCTGAAAATAGATCTTATGATGGGGATGAGTATTCTTACAATCTAGAGATAACAGATGACTCTGAGCTTGATGGAGAAGTAGGCAAGAGACTAAATGAAATTATCCGCATTCCT CATATCCCCAAAGTTAATGGAGATATACCTTCAGTTGATGAAGCTACTTCTGATCATCAGAGGTTGTTAGACAGATTACAGTTGTATAACTTGATCGAGTCCAAAGTTCAAGGCGATGGTAACTGTCAG tttcgTGCTCTATCAGATCAGTTTTACCGTTCACCAGAGCATCATAAATTTGTGAGACGACAAGTAGTTAATCAG CTTAAAGCGCATTCAGAGATGTACGAAGGATATGTACCCATGGCATACAGTGATTACTTAAAAAGAATTGCCAA GAGTGGAGAGTGGGGAGATCATGTCACGTTGCAGGCAGCTGCAGATTCG TATGGagttaaaatttttgttctaACCTCATTTAAAGATACTTGTTCCATTGAGATTCTTCCGAAAGttcaaaagtcaaaacggg TCATTTTCTTGAGCTTTTGGGCTGAGGTGCACTACAACTCAATATATCCCGAAGGAG AGTTGCCACCGCCAGAATACAGGAAGAAGAAACGGTGGTGGAATTTTAAACATAGACATCAGGCATATCTTGATTAG
- the LOC122581388 gene encoding cell division cycle protein 48 homolog, producing the protein MSNQPESSSDIKGTKRDYSTAILERKKAPNRLVVDEAVTDDNSVVGLHPETMEILKLFRGDTILIKGKKRKDTICIALADKTCEEHKIRMNKVVRANLRVRLGDVISVHQCPNVHYGNRVHILPVDDTIEGMTGNLFDAYLKPYFLEAYRPLRKGDFFLVRGGMRSVEFKVIETDPAEYCVVSPETEIFCEGEPIKREDEDRLDEIGYDDVGGVRKQMAQIRELVELPLRHPQLFKAIGVMPPKGILLYGPPGSGKTLIARAVANETGAFFFCINGPEIMSKLAGESESNLRKAFEEAEKNAPSIIFIDEIDSIAPKREKTNGEVERRIVSQLLTLMDGLKARAHIIVMGATNRPNSIDPALRRFGRFDREIDIGVPDETGRLEVLRIHTKNMKLADDVNLEKICKETHGYVGADLAALCTESALQCIREKMDVIDLEDDEIDADILNSMAVTNEHFQTALGISNPSALRETAIEVPNLSWDDIGGLEIVKRELQETVQYPVEHPEKFEKFGMSPSKGVLFYGPPGCGKTLLAKAIANECNANFICINGPKLLTMWFGESEANVREVFDKARGSAPCVLFFDELDSIATQRGSSQGDAGGAADRVLNQLLTEMDGMTAKKTVFVIDATNRPDIIDPALLRPGRLDQLIYIPLPDEGSRYSIFKSALRKSPVSKDVDLRLLAKYTQGFSGADITEICQRACKYAIRETIEKDSERQRKRSENPDAMEEDLGDEVAEIKAAHFEESMKFARRSVTDADIRKYQSFAQTLQQSRGFGSEFRFPERSTAAADTGSDPFAAPAGVADEDDLYS; encoded by the exons atgAGTAACCAACCAGAATCATCATCGGATAT TAAAGGAACAAAGCGTGATTATAGTACGGCTATACTGGAGCGAAAGAAGGCGCCGAATAGACTAGTGGTCGATGAAGCAGTTACTGACGATAATTCTGTTGTTGGTTTGCATCCTGAAACAATGGAGATACTTAAGCTTTTTAGGGGTGATACTATCTTGATTAag ggcaagaaaagaaaagatacaaTATGTATTGCTCTTGCTGATAAAACTTGTGAAGAGCACAAGATCAGGATGAATAAGGTTGTCAGGGCTAACCTTAGGGTTAGGCTCGGTGACGTTATCTCTGTACATCAGTGCCCTAATGTTCATTATGGGAACCGAGTACACATCCTTCCTGTTGATGATACAATCGAAGGCATGACAGGGAATCTCTTTGACGCTTACTTGAAAC CTTATTTTCTGGAGGCATACAGACCGCTGAGGAAAGGTGACTTCTTTCTTGTGAGGGGAGGGATGAGGAGCGTAGAATTCAAAGTTATAGAGACTGATCCGGCTGAGTATTGTGTGGTTTCACCTGAGACCGAGATTTTCTGTGAAGGAGAGCCCATTAAAAGGGAGGATGAGGATCGGTTGGACGAGATTGGTTATGATGATGTTGGTGGAGTCAGGAAGCAGATGGCACAAATCCGTGAGCTGGTGGAGCTGCCATTAAGGCATCCTCAGCTTTTTAAAGCAATTGGGGTTATGCCACCAAAGGGGATACTTCTTTATGGTCCTCCTGGATCTGGAAAGACTTTGATAGCCCGAGCAGTTGCTAATGAAACCGGTGCTTTCTTTTTCTGTATCAACGGGCCGGAGATCATGTCAAAATTGGCTGGAGAAAGTGAGAGCAATCTTAGGAAAGCTTTTGAGGAGGCTGAGAAAAACGCTCCATCAATCATCTTTATTGATGAGATCGATTCCATTGCTCCTAAGCGTGAAAAGACAAACGGAGAAGTTGAAAGGAGGATTGTTTCACAGCTATTGACTCTTATGGATGGGCTGAAAGCTCGGGCTCATATTATTGTTATGGGTGCCACTAACCGCCCTAATAGCATTGACCCTGCCTTGAGGAGATTCGGCAGGTTTGATAGAGAAATTGATATCGGTGTCCCTGATGAGACTGgtcgacttgaggttcttcgTATTCATACAAAGAACATGAAGCTTGCTGATGACGTTAACTTGGAGAAGATCTGTAAAGAGACACATGGATACGTTGGAGCTGATCTAGCAGCTCTGTGTACTGAGTCTGCACTCCAATGTATCCGAGAGAAGATGGATGTGATTGATTTGGAAGACGATGAGATTGATGCTGACATTTTAAATTCCATGGCTGTAACGAACGAGCATTTTCAAACTGCTCTTGGTATAAGTAACCCATCTGCTCTTCGTGAGACGGCTATTGAAGTTCCCAATCTTAGTTGGGATGATATTGGAGGGCTTGAGATAGTTAAGAGAGAGCTTCAAGAG ACTGTTCAATATCCAGTGGAACATCCTGAAAAGTTCGAGAAATTTGGGATGTCACCATCGAAAGGAGTTCTCTTTTATGGTCCACCAGGATGCGGTAAAACGCTTCTCGCCAAGGCTATCGCCAATGAATGTAATGCAAACTTTATCTGTATCAACGGTCCTAAGCTTCTTACGATGTGGTTCGGTGAAAGTGAGGCTAATGTACGCGAGGTCTTTGATAAGGCTCGTGGGTCTGCTCCTTGTGTTCTGTTTTTCGATGAACTCGACTCCATTGCTACACAGAGAGGGAGCAGTCAAGGAGATGCTGGAGGTGCAGCCGATAGAGTTTTGAATCAACTTTTGACCGAGATGGATGGTATGACAGCCAAAAAGACAGTTTTCGTCATTGATGCTACTAACAGGCCTGATATCATTGATCCTGCACTCTTGAGGCCTGGTCGTCTTGATCAGTTGATTTACATCCCTCTCCCTGATGAGGGATCTCGTTATTCGATCTTCAAATCAGCTTTAAGGAAATCCCCTGTATCCAAAGATGTAGATCTTCGTCTGCTTGCCAAGTATACCCAAGGTTTCAGTGGTGCAGATATTACAGAAATCTGCCAACGTGCTTGCAAGTATGCCATTCGGGAGACCATTGAGAAA GATTCTGAGAGGCAAAGGAAAAGAAGTGAGAACCCAGATGCTATGGAAGAGGATTTGGGAGATGAGGTAGCAGAGATAAAGGCGGCACATTTTGAAGAATCAATGAAGTTTGCACGAAGGAGTGTCACGGATGCTGACATTCGCAAGTACCAGTCATTTGCTCAAACACTGCAACAATCGAGAGGGTTCGGTTCCGAGTTTAGGTTCCCAGAGAGAAGTACTGCAGCCGCTGATACTGGGTCAGACCCTTTTGCTGCTCCTGCTGGTGTAGCTGATGAAGATGACCTCTACAGCTAG